A single genomic interval of Spirosoma linguale DSM 74 harbors:
- a CDS encoding hypothetical protein (KEGG: shm:Shewmr7_1127 hypothetical protein), whose protein sequence is MITKSEIRLELFADYFQFYIQDEQVEGNLGDSWTQEAVDRLLAITKGTIGVGTARNMDVPVTIKIYDQEPSFLSDEEGIIDLINETDLEIHSGKIVVSGCTDYFPDATRIETVKGLYRTRIYYGNLDKLSENGLDGEDFYEVHLWQSESPQKTVVIKDNRSKILQG, encoded by the coding sequence ATGATAACTAAAAGCGAGATTAGATTAGAGCTTTTTGCAGACTACTTCCAGTTTTACATTCAGGATGAGCAAGTAGAGGGCAATTTGGGTGATAGCTGGACTCAAGAAGCGGTTGACAGGCTTTTAGCAATCACGAAAGGAACTATTGGCGTTGGTACAGCCAGAAATATGGACGTGCCAGTAACCATTAAAATTTATGACCAAGAGCCCTCTTTCTTGTCTGACGAAGAAGGGATTATCGACCTGATCAACGAAACTGACTTGGAAATTCATTCTGGTAAAATTGTAGTTTCGGGGTGTACTGACTACTTTCCAGACGCCACTCGCATTGAAACAGTAAAGGGCTTATATAGAACAAGAATCTACTACGGGAACCTTGACAAGCTAAGCGAAAACGGACTTGATGGCGAAGACTTCTATGAAGTCCATTTATGGCAAAGTGAAAGTCCCCAAAAGACGGTCGTTATAAAAGATAATCGAAGTAAGATTTTGCAAGGGTAG
- a CDS encoding conserved hypothetical protein (KEGG: hch:HCH_06998 hypothetical protein), producing the protein MTTTLFRPVSKKELDLIEQSNWTKFPPRLHEQPIFYPVTNIEYARQITIEWNVPAYGNGYVTQFEVDSEYLKKYNVENVGGSIHNELWVPAEELDEFNSQIVGPIKVVESYEK; encoded by the coding sequence ATGACAACCACCTTATTCAGACCTGTTAGCAAAAAAGAATTAGACTTGATTGAGCAATCCAATTGGACAAAATTCCCACCTCGATTACATGAACAGCCAATTTTTTACCCGGTCACCAACATCGAATATGCTCGGCAAATAACAATTGAATGGAACGTACCAGCTTACGGCAATGGGTACGTAACTCAATTTGAGGTGGACAGTGAGTATTTGAAAAAATATAACGTTGAAAACGTAGGTGGTTCCATACATAATGAATTGTGGGTTCCTGCTGAGGAACTTGACGAGTTCAATAGCCAAATAGTTGGTCCCATTAAAGTAGTTGAGTCCTACGAAAAATAG
- a CDS encoding Fibronectin type III domain protein (PFAM: Fibronectin type III domain protein; WD40 domain protein beta Propeller~KEGG: pin:Ping_0727 TolB domain-containing protein), with protein sequence MKRILSVCLLALTVTACHRKEVAPDAYIKPLHLSVEPTSNGLSLSWGPVFIFEEGMYPGPTPVAPAQYEIYVSETNGNSLQKVATIDGAVQQYTLTNQPEGKTLYAQVKAIHPALTGSQSPIVTTNVGTLGNTNVLFPNSTPLVTFGSWSGSTLLYSSSLNTWVIQSTDGATRTLKQEGSYPLLSPDGRSIAYLSTVNTNTSYTTQLFVKNLESGATRLLETKQAIFSLEWSSDSQSIAFMAFNLESNAGTGVWLRKISEDTSVPLYIPSVGLNQLRTDQLDWSPDGQSVVVSLEIPLQGQVGTQLLKIPIGGGSSQAILASNWQDRYPTYSPDGTRLAFISTRSGYPAIWLYELQTGKLRQLTGVGEGFYYVNRLDWRNNRQLTYTAQLPTSGSTSLKVVTLPN encoded by the coding sequence ATGAAACGTATTCTATCTGTTTGTTTGCTGGCACTGACCGTAACAGCTTGCCATCGTAAAGAAGTAGCCCCTGATGCCTACATAAAGCCTCTACATCTTTCGGTAGAACCCACATCGAACGGCCTCTCGTTAAGCTGGGGACCGGTATTCATTTTTGAGGAGGGCATGTATCCCGGTCCAACTCCTGTGGCTCCGGCCCAGTACGAAATTTATGTGTCGGAAACTAATGGGAATTCGTTGCAAAAAGTAGCAACCATCGATGGTGCCGTGCAACAGTACACACTAACAAATCAGCCGGAAGGCAAAACCCTCTATGCACAAGTAAAAGCAATCCACCCGGCGCTGACAGGCAGCCAATCACCTATCGTTACAACCAATGTTGGGACGTTGGGAAATACCAATGTACTGTTTCCCAATAGCACACCACTCGTTACGTTTGGTAGCTGGAGCGGTTCGACGCTGCTTTATTCCAGTTCGCTTAACACCTGGGTGATTCAGTCGACCGATGGCGCCACGCGGACGCTAAAACAGGAAGGCTCTTACCCCCTTCTTTCACCCGATGGGCGGTCTATTGCTTACCTGTCTACCGTGAATACCAATACAAGTTATACAACCCAACTATTCGTTAAGAACCTGGAGTCGGGTGCCACCCGTCTACTGGAAACCAAACAAGCTATTTTTTCGCTGGAATGGTCCAGCGATAGCCAGTCAATTGCCTTTATGGCCTTCAACCTGGAAAGCAATGCGGGCACGGGCGTATGGTTACGGAAAATCAGCGAAGACACCAGTGTGCCACTCTACATCCCGTCTGTTGGCCTAAACCAACTCCGAACTGATCAACTGGACTGGTCACCCGATGGTCAGTCGGTCGTTGTTTCCTTAGAAATACCCCTACAGGGCCAGGTAGGCACTCAACTGCTGAAAATTCCGATAGGCGGTGGCAGTTCACAAGCAATTCTGGCCTCGAACTGGCAGGATAGATATCCCACTTACTCTCCCGACGGCACCCGTCTGGCGTTTATCAGCACTCGGTCAGGTTACCCCGCCATATGGTTATACGAGCTACAGACTGGCAAACTAAGGCAGTTAACGGGAGTAGGTGAGGGTTTTTATTATGTCAACCGACTCGATTGGCGAAACAACCGCCAGTTAACCTACACAGCCCAGCTTCCAACCTCAGGCAGTACATCGCTGAAAGTAGTTACGCTACCCAACTGA
- a CDS encoding alpha/beta hydrolase fold protein (PFAM: alpha/beta hydrolase fold~KEGG: sil:SPO3831 alpha/beta fold family hydrolase), translating to MKKRLLWFIPLLLIAGIYLYPVPEKDALALYTGADKAPLNDLAAFRKLPTSTINTQGYDWTYAVLGKGPETILFLHGMTGGYDFWWQQMNEFSPTYRVISVTYPPVDNLADLGKGIVAILDKEKVDSTVVVGSSLGGYLTQYLAAAYPQRVTKAVFGNTFPKNDVLEEKNKGKVAVATWLPEWLVMGGLRQNLTDVVIPASENNPLVGAQLLENTYGRMSKAQFLARYHCVVDKFQPIDGNQTKIPVLILESDNDPLVPADLRTQLKQYYKTAKVHTFHEKGHFPYLNAKDEYNTALRDFLLK from the coding sequence ATGAAAAAACGATTACTCTGGTTTATTCCCCTTCTCCTGATTGCAGGCATTTACCTGTATCCTGTTCCTGAAAAAGACGCCCTTGCCTTATACACCGGAGCCGATAAAGCTCCCCTCAATGATCTGGCGGCTTTTCGAAAACTGCCCACGTCAACCATAAACACGCAGGGCTACGACTGGACGTATGCCGTGTTAGGGAAAGGACCCGAAACGATCCTGTTTTTGCACGGTATGACGGGTGGCTACGACTTCTGGTGGCAGCAGATGAACGAATTCAGTCCGACCTATCGGGTTATTAGTGTTACCTATCCACCCGTCGATAACCTCGCTGACCTGGGAAAAGGTATCGTCGCTATTCTTGATAAAGAGAAAGTCGATTCAACTGTTGTCGTAGGGAGTTCGCTGGGTGGTTACCTTACTCAGTATTTGGCCGCTGCCTATCCGCAACGGGTCACAAAGGCCGTTTTTGGCAACACCTTTCCGAAAAATGATGTGCTGGAGGAAAAAAATAAAGGGAAGGTGGCCGTAGCGACCTGGTTACCCGAATGGCTTGTGATGGGTGGATTGCGGCAAAATTTGACGGATGTGGTTATTCCCGCATCAGAGAACAATCCGCTCGTCGGGGCGCAACTGCTCGAAAACACGTATGGGCGGATGTCGAAAGCGCAGTTTCTGGCTCGTTACCATTGCGTGGTGGATAAGTTTCAGCCAATCGACGGAAATCAAACCAAAATTCCGGTGCTTATTCTGGAATCGGACAACGACCCGCTCGTGCCCGCCGACCTGCGAACGCAATTGAAACAGTATTACAAAACGGCAAAGGTGCACACATTTCACGAAAAGGGGCATTTTCCTTACCTGAACGCAAAAGACGAGTACAACACAGCTTTGCGGGATTTTCTGTTGAAATAA
- a CDS encoding endoribonuclease L-PSP (TIGRFAM: endoribonuclease L-PSP~PFAM: Endoribonuclease L-PSP~KEGG: gbm:Gbem_3210 endoribonuclease L-PSP), whose translation MKCLLLCLLAVSVSFSVSGQHKQIVKARVAPATPYPFSPGVISNGFLFVSGQVGNDPQTGKLVEGGIEAETVQTIKNIKTILEDAGASLDDVVNVTVYLSNMDDFPKMNAIYKQYFKEGSYPARATIGAAKLVFGSSVEMTMTAAMPQKKK comes from the coding sequence ATGAAGTGTTTGCTCCTTTGCCTACTGGCGGTCAGTGTAAGTTTTTCGGTATCCGGTCAGCACAAGCAGATCGTAAAAGCGCGGGTTGCGCCCGCAACGCCCTATCCCTTTAGTCCGGGGGTAATTAGTAACGGATTTTTGTTTGTATCGGGCCAAGTGGGAAATGACCCGCAAACCGGTAAACTGGTCGAGGGCGGTATCGAAGCGGAAACCGTTCAAACCATCAAGAATATCAAAACCATTCTGGAGGATGCCGGGGCGTCTCTCGATGATGTGGTCAACGTGACAGTTTATCTGAGCAATATGGACGACTTTCCGAAGATGAATGCTATTTATAAGCAGTATTTTAAGGAAGGATCGTACCCTGCCCGTGCTACCATTGGGGCGGCCAAACTGGTTTTCGGGTCTAGTGTCGAGATGACCATGACAGCCGCCATGCCTCAGAAAAAGAAGTAA
- a CDS encoding AIG2 family protein (PFAM: AIG2 family protein~KEGG: pae:PA4164 hypothetical protein) gives MAEFEHTKSHDLERSFITYGTLAPGRPNHFMVEHIRGTWKKGIIRGKLANKGWGAELGYYGFTPVNVSEQEEIEVFVLLSDELAENWERLDAFEGAGYRRIAVQYELNTGETGVGYLYAINE, from the coding sequence ATGGCAGAATTTGAACATACCAAGTCCCATGATCTTGAACGGTCGTTCATTACTTATGGCACGTTGGCCCCTGGCAGACCAAATCATTTTATGGTTGAACACATTAGAGGAACATGGAAAAAGGGCATAATCAGAGGTAAGTTAGCCAATAAGGGCTGGGGGGCTGAGTTAGGCTACTACGGATTTACTCCTGTTAATGTCAGTGAGCAAGAGGAAATCGAAGTATTTGTGCTTCTTTCGGACGAATTAGCTGAAAACTGGGAACGACTGGATGCTTTTGAGGGGGCCGGATACAGGCGCATAGCCGTTCAATACGAATTAAATACCGGGGAGACTGGCGTAGGCTATCTATACGCCATCAACGAGTAA
- a CDS encoding ISPpu9, transposase (KEGG: ara:Arad_9953 ISPpu9, transposase) encodes MKEQLNYQQMPVIHQQVAGIDIGSKFHVVAVGDNPKTDVKEFGVSTKALFEIALFLKENDVQHVAMEATGGYEKPLVSVLQQEGFDVLVTAGANTKNYRRFKSDVSDAIHIRTLHQLGLLPPIFITDEFATTIRPLVRMRQSLIEDGADYIRRIQKTLRLINVRLDATLTDSTSVSGLAIIKAICEGEEDGAILAALVDKHCKKTPAELTQLLTGNWTPSIRLQVQSSYRLYQAVQAEMTRLDAELDRLFTEHTQHLPRAEATKKKPRKHRNAPKVAVEQYARQMLGVNLHEIPGFGRTAILTLMSEVGESIHRFNSAKAFAKWLGFTPNNKASGGKLLSRKTLKNKSNLPNTFRQVANSIGNMKDSNPLVNFFRRVAFKSSRKKAITATARKLAVLVYTMLKRGEAYQPEKLERDQEQVKVMQIRKIKKNLHKFGISIQDLGWTVDFQTA; translated from the coding sequence ATGAAAGAACAGCTTAACTATCAGCAAATGCCTGTCATTCATCAGCAGGTGGCAGGCATTGACATTGGCTCCAAGTTTCACGTCGTAGCCGTGGGAGACAATCCCAAAACCGACGTCAAAGAGTTTGGCGTTTCCACTAAAGCCCTTTTTGAGATCGCGCTTTTTCTCAAAGAGAATGACGTTCAGCACGTTGCTATGGAAGCCACCGGAGGCTACGAAAAACCACTGGTGAGCGTCCTCCAACAGGAAGGCTTTGACGTGTTAGTTACAGCTGGAGCCAACACCAAAAACTACCGACGCTTCAAGTCAGACGTGTCAGATGCCATCCATATCCGAACCCTGCATCAGTTAGGTTTACTACCCCCTATTTTCATCACCGATGAGTTTGCTACCACCATTCGGCCACTGGTGCGGATGCGCCAAAGCCTCATTGAAGATGGGGCTGACTACATCCGGCGCATCCAAAAGACGCTTCGGCTGATCAATGTGCGCTTAGATGCCACCTTGACCGATTCCACTTCCGTGTCGGGCTTGGCGATCATCAAGGCAATTTGTGAGGGCGAAGAGGACGGGGCAATTCTGGCGGCCCTGGTTGATAAACATTGTAAGAAGACACCTGCCGAACTTACCCAATTGCTAACGGGAAATTGGACACCTAGTATACGACTACAAGTGCAGTCGTCCTACCGGCTTTATCAGGCCGTTCAGGCTGAAATGACCCGGTTGGATGCCGAGTTAGACCGACTCTTCACAGAGCATACTCAACATTTGCCTAGAGCCGAAGCGACTAAAAAGAAGCCTCGTAAGCACAGGAATGCACCTAAAGTAGCGGTGGAACAGTATGCTCGGCAGATGTTAGGGGTCAATTTGCATGAGATACCAGGCTTTGGTCGCACGGCCATCCTAACATTGATGAGTGAAGTAGGCGAAAGTATCCACCGTTTTAACTCAGCAAAAGCGTTTGCCAAGTGGTTGGGTTTTACTCCCAATAATAAAGCATCTGGGGGTAAACTACTGTCGCGCAAGACTTTGAAGAACAAATCGAATCTGCCCAATACGTTCCGTCAGGTGGCTAATTCGATTGGTAACATGAAGGACTCCAATCCGTTGGTGAACTTCTTTCGGCGGGTAGCCTTCAAATCCAGCCGCAAAAAAGCCATCACGGCCACAGCAAGAAAGTTAGCCGTGCTGGTCTATACGATGTTGAAAAGAGGGGAAGCTTACCAACCCGAAAAGCTGGAACGGGATCAGGAACAAGTAAAGGTGATGCAGATCCGCAAAATCAAGAAAAATCTGCATAAGTTTGGTATCTCGATTCAAGATTTGGGCTGGACGGTGGACTTTCAGACTGCTTGA
- a CDS encoding transcriptional regulator, GntR family (PFAM: regulatory protein GntR HTH~SMART: regulatory protein GntR HTH~KEGG: smt:Smal_2620 transcriptional regulator, GntR family), with product MVDKMVTQNQGRRQPYGSFVDVYCNTFSPVYKLQFNPKDKTPKYKQIVQSVITDIERGVLKNNEQLPSISELSVEYYLARDTVEKAYRELRERGYITSVQGKGYYVQSQSTTKLKILLVFNKLSSYKKIIYYAFLKALGDKATVDLQIHHYNARHFQEIIEKNLGKYNYYVVMPHFTQELDKANYLDVLESIPANELVLLDKDVLELESSPLSVYQNFDKDICEALENAQDLLKKYSRMVLTLPSDGNYPSEIAHGFRSFCINYEKEFSIKENAIDETIQPGTAYVVVEETDLSELVKKVRQSNYELGREIGIISFNETTLKELLNITVITTDFEAMGYTAASLLLDNKRIKVKNPFYMIRRGSL from the coding sequence ATGGTTGATAAAATGGTTACGCAGAATCAGGGTCGTCGTCAACCGTACGGAAGCTTTGTTGATGTCTATTGCAACACCTTTTCTCCGGTTTACAAGCTTCAGTTCAACCCAAAAGATAAAACGCCTAAGTACAAGCAGATTGTCCAGTCTGTTATCACGGATATTGAGCGGGGTGTTCTGAAAAACAATGAGCAGCTGCCTTCGATCAGTGAATTGAGCGTTGAATATTACCTGGCCCGCGATACCGTTGAGAAAGCGTACCGCGAACTTCGGGAGCGCGGCTACATCACGTCGGTACAGGGGAAGGGGTACTATGTACAGAGCCAGTCGACCACTAAACTTAAGATTCTGCTGGTTTTTAATAAGCTTAGTTCCTACAAGAAAATAATCTATTACGCTTTTCTGAAAGCACTTGGCGACAAAGCAACGGTTGATCTTCAGATTCACCATTACAACGCGCGCCATTTCCAGGAGATCATTGAGAAAAATCTGGGCAAATACAATTATTATGTTGTTATGCCGCACTTCACCCAGGAGTTGGACAAGGCCAATTACCTGGACGTTCTCGAATCCATACCCGCCAATGAATTGGTATTGCTCGACAAAGACGTATTGGAGTTAGAAAGCTCTCCCCTCAGCGTTTACCAGAACTTTGACAAAGACATCTGCGAAGCCCTGGAAAACGCGCAGGATTTGCTGAAAAAATACAGCCGAATGGTACTCACGCTGCCCAGCGATGGCAATTACCCTTCCGAAATAGCGCACGGGTTCCGGTCATTCTGCATCAATTACGAAAAAGAGTTCAGCATTAAGGAAAACGCCATCGACGAAACGATTCAGCCGGGAACAGCCTATGTGGTTGTGGAAGAGACGGACCTGTCGGAGTTGGTAAAGAAGGTTCGCCAGTCCAACTACGAACTCGGTCGGGAAATTGGCATTATTTCCTTTAATGAAACGACGCTTAAGGAGTTGCTGAACATCACGGTCATCACCACCGACTTCGAAGCAATGGGCTACACCGCAGCCTCCCTCTTACTCGACAACAAGCGGATTAAGGTCAAAAATCCGTTCTACATGATCCGGCGCGGCTCGTTGTGA
- a CDS encoding conserved hypothetical protein (KEGG: pat:Patl_2543 hypothetical protein), giving the protein MVKRILLFSIAFFGWHFSLAQIPQRAQTSSDSIMITIFLKHQQDKSLKQIQEIQNQNKFLEMFPPKEARVISWYVMMGIGQVVTVRIPAKDLRTLNLTIENGAWGAYTTEFYPTYDFVPVWQNAIKNKK; this is encoded by the coding sequence ATGGTTAAACGCATCCTCCTGTTCAGTATCGCCTTTTTCGGCTGGCACTTTTCTCTGGCTCAGATCCCTCAACGTGCTCAAACGTCGTCGGACAGCATTATGATCACGATCTTCCTGAAGCATCAGCAGGATAAAAGCCTGAAGCAGATTCAGGAAATTCAGAATCAGAACAAGTTTCTGGAAATGTTTCCGCCCAAAGAAGCCCGAGTAATTTCATGGTACGTCATGATGGGCATCGGGCAGGTGGTCACTGTCCGAATCCCTGCCAAAGATCTGAGAACCCTCAACCTGACCATCGAGAATGGCGCCTGGGGTGCCTACACCACCGAGTTTTATCCCACTTATGACTTCGTACCGGTCTGGCAAAACGCCATTAAAAATAAGAAGTGA
- a CDS encoding GCN5-related N-acetyltransferase (PFAM: GCN5-related N-acetyltransferase~KEGG: bbr:BB2889 putative acetyltransferase): protein MRFRKATQEDIPIIVQMLADDALGQIREDFKMPLPNSYYQAFVNIENDPNQELVVVENELGETIGTLQLSFIQYLTYKGGIRAQIEAVRIHKNHRGEGIGKKFFMWAIERSKQRGAHLLQLTTDKQRPDALLFYESLGFKATHEGMKLHL from the coding sequence ATGAGATTTAGAAAGGCCACTCAAGAAGACATTCCGATTATTGTTCAGATGCTTGCTGATGATGCCTTGGGGCAGATTAGAGAAGATTTTAAAATGCCTTTACCCAACTCGTATTACCAGGCTTTTGTAAATATTGAAAATGACCCTAATCAGGAGTTAGTCGTAGTTGAAAATGAGTTAGGTGAAACAATTGGCACTCTGCAATTGAGTTTTATCCAATATCTGACCTACAAGGGGGGCATACGCGCTCAAATTGAAGCGGTCAGGATACATAAAAATCACCGTGGTGAAGGAATTGGTAAGAAGTTTTTCATGTGGGCTATCGAGCGTTCTAAGCAACGAGGTGCTCATCTACTCCAACTTACCACTGACAAACAGCGTCCCGACGCTTTACTATTTTACGAAAGCTTAGGCTTCAAAGCGACTCATGAAGGCATGAAATTACACTTGTAG
- a CDS encoding TonB-dependent receptor (PFAM: TonB-dependent receptor; TonB-dependent receptor plug~KEGG: ccs:CCNA_00858 TonB-dependent receptor), producing MHRTSTHLIVLFFFLLPTLSVAQAIENQRQAWVRGTIIDEKKAPIPFTTVALHRAADSALVKGVVADEAGMFALQTKPGNYFLRVSAVSFKEKISPGFTIGEQDRQLGTMTLMATAKRLDEVVVMGEKSQMELALDKRIFNVGKDLANAGGTASDILKNIPSVAVDGEGNVSLRGSNSVRILIDGKPSGLVSFKGGSGLQQLQGSIIERVEVITNPSARYEAEGMGGIINIVLKKERKEGINGSFDVITGYPSNFGAAANVNYRRKNLNFFVNYTASFRNTPGRSSLYQEVYDANTTYVYRQNSTNNLKGQNNNARAGIDYYFSPKSILTGSYTWRLSKGKRFADIQYLDYLPNSNHTIQAITNRTQDETETEPNSEYVVSYKKTFARQGHELTADIRYLDNWEKSDQFFNQKMLQPDGKPSAVPDVLQRSINDETEKQLLIQVDYVQPFAKDGKLEGGMRLSSRDMTNDYTVTQQSSGGSWTPLPGLTNDFLYVEKINALYGIVGNKMRKFSYQMGLRAEWTDVTTTLKQTNDVNPRSYANLFPSVHATYDLPHQHALQISYSRRVRRPQYNDLSPFMTFSDNRNFFSGNPDLNPEFTNAFEIGHIKYVEKGSMSSSIYYRHTTGKIIRIRRVNEQGNSTTRPENLATEDSYGAEFTGSYALYKWWKLDGSVNFFRAITNGGNLDASYQSDTYSWFTRLTSRFTVLKNTDIQMRGNYEAPQKTPQGSRKAIATLDLSFSKDILNNNGTLVFNVIDVFNSRRYRSITEGQNFYTESTSQGRLRQFNLTLNYRLHQAKKKMKDPGEGEF from the coding sequence ATGCATCGAACGTCTACACACCTTATTGTTCTCTTCTTCTTTTTGTTGCCAACTCTGTCTGTCGCCCAGGCGATTGAAAATCAACGTCAGGCGTGGGTACGGGGTACCATTATTGACGAAAAGAAAGCACCCATTCCCTTTACGACCGTTGCCTTGCATCGAGCAGCAGACTCCGCACTGGTGAAGGGAGTAGTGGCCGATGAAGCCGGTATGTTTGCGCTGCAAACCAAGCCGGGAAACTACTTTTTGAGAGTGAGTGCCGTTTCCTTTAAGGAAAAAATTAGTCCGGGGTTTACGATTGGTGAACAGGATAGGCAACTCGGCACCATGACTCTGATGGCAACGGCAAAACGACTCGATGAGGTTGTGGTGATGGGTGAGAAAAGCCAGATGGAGCTAGCCCTCGACAAACGAATCTTTAACGTTGGTAAAGATCTGGCAAACGCCGGTGGAACTGCGTCGGATATTCTGAAAAATATACCCTCGGTAGCCGTCGACGGGGAGGGAAATGTGAGTCTACGCGGGAGTAACAGCGTCCGCATTCTGATTGATGGTAAACCCTCCGGTCTGGTGAGTTTTAAAGGCGGAAGCGGCCTCCAGCAATTGCAGGGCAGCATCATTGAACGGGTTGAGGTCATTACTAATCCATCGGCCCGTTACGAAGCGGAAGGCATGGGGGGCATTATCAACATTGTACTCAAGAAAGAGCGGAAAGAAGGCATCAACGGTTCATTCGACGTGATTACGGGCTATCCGAGTAATTTTGGGGCTGCCGCCAACGTCAACTACCGGCGTAAGAATCTGAATTTTTTCGTCAATTACACGGCTTCGTTCCGAAATACGCCCGGCCGCAGTTCGCTGTATCAGGAAGTGTACGATGCCAATACAACCTATGTTTACCGGCAAAACTCCACCAACAACCTTAAGGGCCAGAATAACAATGCCCGCGCCGGTATCGACTATTACTTTAGCCCCAAAAGTATCCTTACGGGTTCGTACACCTGGCGATTAAGCAAGGGCAAGCGCTTCGCCGATATTCAGTATCTTGACTACCTGCCGAATTCAAACCATACGATTCAGGCAATTACAAACCGGACGCAGGATGAGACGGAAACCGAACCGAACTCGGAGTATGTGGTGAGCTATAAGAAAACATTTGCCCGGCAGGGACATGAACTGACCGCCGACATTCGCTACCTCGATAACTGGGAAAAATCAGATCAGTTCTTCAACCAGAAAATGCTTCAGCCGGACGGTAAACCCTCGGCCGTACCGGATGTTCTCCAGCGGTCGATTAATGACGAAACCGAGAAACAACTGCTGATTCAGGTCGACTATGTTCAGCCGTTTGCTAAAGATGGCAAGCTGGAAGGGGGAATGCGCCTGAGTTCGCGCGACATGACCAACGATTACACCGTTACGCAGCAGAGTTCAGGGGGCTCCTGGACACCGTTGCCGGGCCTGACCAATGACTTTCTGTACGTCGAGAAGATTAACGCGCTGTACGGAATTGTGGGTAACAAGATGCGGAAGTTTTCGTACCAAATGGGACTTCGCGCCGAGTGGACCGACGTGACAACCACTCTCAAGCAAACCAACGACGTAAATCCGCGCAGCTACGCCAATCTGTTCCCGAGTGTACACGCCACTTACGACCTGCCCCACCAGCATGCGTTACAGATAAGCTACAGCCGCCGGGTGCGTCGGCCGCAGTACAATGATCTGAGCCCGTTCATGACGTTCAGCGACAACCGTAACTTTTTCAGCGGTAATCCCGATCTTAATCCCGAATTCACCAATGCATTTGAAATTGGGCACATCAAGTACGTCGAAAAAGGGTCGATGAGTTCGTCGATCTATTACCGGCACACAACGGGAAAGATCATCCGGATTCGTCGGGTCAATGAACAGGGGAATTCAACCACGCGCCCCGAAAATCTGGCAACCGAAGATTCTTACGGTGCCGAGTTTACGGGCTCATATGCGCTCTATAAATGGTGGAAGCTGGACGGGAGCGTCAATTTTTTTCGGGCTATCACGAACGGTGGCAATCTCGACGCGAGTTACCAGAGTGATACCTACAGCTGGTTCACCCGCTTAACATCGCGTTTTACGGTTTTAAAAAATACGGATATCCAGATGCGGGGCAATTACGAAGCTCCACAAAAAACGCCCCAGGGAAGTCGGAAAGCTATTGCCACGCTGGATCTGTCGTTCAGTAAGGACATTCTCAACAATAATGGAACACTGGTCTTCAACGTCATTGATGTGTTCAATTCGCGTCGGTATCGGTCTATTACCGAAGGACAAAATTTCTACACGGAAAGTACGTCGCAGGGGCGCTTACGCCAGTTTAACCTAACATTAAATTACCGGCTGCATCAGGCTAAGAAGAAAATGAAAGACCCCGGCGAAGGGGAATTTTAA